A part of Acropora palmata chromosome 6, jaAcrPala1.3, whole genome shotgun sequence genomic DNA contains:
- the LOC141883781 gene encoding ubiquitin carboxyl-terminal hydrolase 48-like isoform X2, producing the protein MARRQANRKQPSNVLKQAWDWVKFTEPENITPQNVESAYRITSTSCIRGNCRRNCKANPNCFNCLGEKFWLGEIKDDYWLDCEDPENERRAENSFVGLKNLGATCYVNTLLQVWFHNPVFRSAMYKYATSRSPGSSLKSKNSSSEISTPATDSQETPVNSVTPSLPHVNHQTADSNGETPGKECYATKIPEKNSRVQKVPLLPSTTVFSSDAAPATACGHLQLLFAQLQYSFRRYIDPSPFVDSLGLDTAQQQDAQEFGKLFTSLLEETLSQQTDPEVRDVVQNQFGGRYFYITECYSCGNKSKRLSRFYELDLNIQGHSSLHQCIKEFLKEEKLDGDNQYYCACCESKQNAARYIELHTLPPVLNLQLLRFVFDRKTGYKKKLNSFIQFPDILNMEDHVKNGYHGSNLVYELSAVLMHFGVSAYSGHYVAHIRDKKSGSWYKFNDEDIVKMQGKLRLSQDEDTADTSIKPAKRPKCAKGYHVSKNAYTLVYTLQGHQDVAISTEDFMDEEFEVPPHIQELVATDNSRFEDWVRQVKDFRDALVSKGKAKQAEIRKLYEEMPVSPEKYEWLSTKWLRNWMDDKLDTPPVDHASLLCCHGKLDPDEVINAKRIKVEAAEEIFNRYGGFPRLQSDSLCINCVRERCRRIRFESRLTDDYKFVSDALRNQSTDSVKFFWVGRRSLLRWKALAVHHEGLRQSLIDGCQNTSNHDTEEEDETKATGSESNYDVHPTGNEKGSPEQTRAENESDEGSEVFNEDFLCEHGGLSTDASCRRLVPENIWQRLKYYFPSAPELTSAHPLCKLCQEEDEEERQKTELYRLLASEQKTAFNQLYSDRNRPQFDNEDPLIACAISKRFVEQWKQFVRHPKTNVPPESIRNEPLLCPHKKFLFNPECDVEDNGANEELCYIWQHEWNGLTQTYPYDNVITVTKNVTQDGLGELVTTPEVCLECSMARVQARAKHVENYSCGTIFVRKITKDHTDRDIEQVVNDSFASKEGDYVDPDFQSPPHSKKQKLDGDSRRRSSRHRKQRGEVSLTVGSTETLRDVKLQLMKSFSVMPMDQHLSLNGVALTEDTATVMSLGIRPGSLLLLKKKKEGVRTRRTRSSPVLFPCCCCRLMNHKEPFRKMLYQ; encoded by the exons atggcgcgCAGACAAGCAAATCGTAAACAACCGTCTAATGTATTGAAGCAAGCTTGGGATTGGGTTAAGTTTACAGAACCTGAAAATATTACTCCACAAAATGTCGAGAGTGCTTATCGGATCACGTCCACAAGTTGCATTCGGGGAAATTGCAG GAGAAACTGCAAAGCCAACCCAAATTGTTTTAACTGTCTTGGAGAAAAATTCTGGCTGGGTGAgataaaag aTGATTATTGGTTAGATTGTGAAGATCCAGAAAATGAAAGGAGAGCTGAG AATTCTTTTGTTGGACTGAAAAACCTTGGAGCTACCTGTTATGTTAACACACTACTCCAG GTTTGGTTCCATAATCCAGTTTTTCGCTCAGCAATGTACAAGTATGCAACTTCAAGGAGTCCTGGTAGTTCCTTGAAATCGAAGAACAGCTCAT ctGAGATTTCTACACCAGCAACAGATTCGCAAGAGACACCAGTCAACAGTGTCACACCCTCCCTACCACATGTTAACCACCAAACTGCAGATTCCAATGGTGAGACTCCAGGCAAGGAATGCTATGCTACCaaaattcctgaaaaaaaCTCCAGAGTTCAAAAGGTTCCCTTGCTTCCTTCCACAACTGTGTTTAGCTCTGATGCTGCACCAGCAACTGCCTGTGGACACCTTCAATTGCTATTCGCACAGTTACAGTATAGTTTTCGGAG GTACATTGATCCCAGTCCTTTTGTGGACAGCCTTGGATTGGATACTGCACAGCAGCAG GATGCTCAAGAATTTGGAAAATTGTTCACTTCTCTGCTGGAGGAAACATTATCACAACAA ACTGATCCAGAGGTGCGCGATGTTGTGCAAAATCAGTTTGGAGGAAGATACTTTTACATAACAGA atgttaCAGCTGTGGCAACAAATCCAAGAGACTGTCTAGGTTTTACGAGTTGGATCTCAACATACAAGGACATTCATCTCTTCATCAGTGCATAAAAGAGTTTCTTAAG GAGGAAAAGCTTGATGGTGATAATCAGTATTATTGCGCATGTTGTGAAAGTAAACAGAATGCAGCTCGCTACATTGAATTACATACCCTGCCCCCTGTGCTTAACCTGCAACTGTTAAGATTTGTCTTTGACAG aaaaaCAGGGTACAAGAAGAAGCTGAATTCCTTTATCCAGTTTCCTGATATTTTGAATATGGAGGATCATGTAAAAAATGGATACCATG GTTCCAATTTAGTTTACGAGCtgagtgcagtgctgatgcacTTTGGAGTCAGTGCTTATTCAGGGCATTATGTTGCACATATCAGAGACAAGAAG TCAGGTTCTTGGTACAAGTTCAACGATGAAGACATCGTCAAAATGCAAGGAAAGTTGAGATTGTCACAAGATGAAGATACTGCAG ATACCAGCATCAAACCAGCCAAGAGGCCGAAGTGCGCAAAGGGTTATCATGTATCGAAAAATGCTTACACTTTGGTGTACACTTTACAAGGACATCAGGATGTAG CGATCAGCACAGAAGATTTTATGGATGAGGAATTTGAGGTACCTCCCCATATCCAAGAGCTGGTCGCCACTGACAATAGTCGGTTTGAAGACTGGGTCCGACAGGTCAAAGATTTCAGG GACGCGCTTGTATCCAAGGGAAAAGCGAAGCAAGCTGAAATAAGAAAGCTTTATGAAGAGATGCCAGTGAGTCCAG AAAAGTACGAATGGCTTTCAACAAAGTGGTTGAGAAATTGGATGGACGACAAGCTGGACACCCCGCCGGTGGATCATGCTTCTCTCTTGTGCTGTCATGGAAA ACTCGATCCGGATGAGGTAATCAACGCAAAGAGGATCAAAGTCGAGGCT GCTGAAGAGATTTTTAATCGATATGGTGGATTCCCGCGACTTCAAAg TGACTCTCTCTGTATCAACTGCGTAAGAGAGCGATGCAGAAGAATACGTTTCGAATCTCGGCTGACAGATGATTACAAGTTCGTCTCCGATGCGCTAAGAAATCAGTCAACAGACAG TGTAAAGTTCTTCTGGGTCGGCAGAAGATCGCTCCTTCGGTGGAAAGCCTTAGCAGTGCATCACGAAGGGCTCCGTCAGAGTTTGATCGATGGCTGTCAAAATACGTCCAATCATGACACGGAGGAAGAAGATGAGACCAAAGCCACCGGAAGTGAGAGTAATTATGACGTGCACCCCACCGGAAACGAGAAAGGGTCGCCCGAGCAGACAAGGGCTGAGAATGAAAGCGATGAAGGGAGTGAAGTATTTAACGAAGATTTTCTGTGTGAGCACG GAGGTCTTTCTACAGATGCGTCTTGTCGACGGCTTGTACCAGAGAACATTTGGCAGAGACTGAAGTATTACTTTCCTTCAGCACCAGAATTGACAAGCGCTCATCCTTTGTGCAAGTTGTGTCAG GAAGAGGACGAAGAAGAGCGGCAGAAAACCGAACTCTATAGATTGTTAGCTTCCGAGCAAAAAACTGCTTTCAACCAACTTTACAGCGACAGAAATCGTCCCCAGTTTGACAATGAG GATCCACTGATAGCTTGCGCTATTTCCAAACGCTTTGTTGAGCAATGGAAGCAGTTCGTTAG GCACCCAAAAACCAATGTCCCCCCGGAGAGCATCAGAAATGAACCTCTTTTGTGCCCCCATAAAAAGTTCCTGTTTAATCCGGAATGTGACGTGGAAGACAATGGCGCAAACGAAGA GTTGTGTTACATTTGGCAACACGAATGGAATGGGCTCACCCAAACCTACCCGTACGATAATGTGATCACCGTGACAAAAAATGTCACGCAAGATGGCCTGGGCGAGCTGGTGACTACTCCCG AAGTTTGCCTAGAGTGCTCTATGGCTCGAGTACAAGCGAGAGCCAAACACGTGGAAAACTACAGCTGTGGTACGATCTTTGTGCGCAAAATCACCAAGGATCACACCGATAGAGACATCGAGCAAGTCGTCAATGAt AGCTTTGCAAGTAAGGAAGGGGACTATGTTGATCCAGATTTCCAG TCTCCACCACACAGCAAAAAGCAGAAGCTGGACGGTGACTCCCGACGGCGAAGTTCCAG GCACCGGAAACAACGCGGAGAGGTTTCGCTGACAGTCGGGTCCACCGAGACCTTGAGAGACGTA
- the LOC141883781 gene encoding ubiquitin carboxyl-terminal hydrolase 48-like isoform X3, with product MARRQANRKQPSNVLKQAWDWVKFTEPENITPQNVESAYRITSTSCIRGNCRRNCKANPNCFNCLGEKFWLGEIKDDYWLDCEDPENERRAENSFVGLKNLGATCYVNTLLQVWFHNPVFRSAMYKYATSRSPGSSLKSKNSSSEISTPATDSQETPVNSVTPSLPHVNHQTADSNGETPGKECYATKIPEKNSRVQKVPLLPSTTVFSSDAAPATACGHLQLLFAQLQYSFRRYIDPSPFVDSLGLDTAQQQDAQEFGKLFTSLLEETLSQQTDPEVRDVVQNQFGGRYFYITECYSCGNKSKRLSRFYELDLNIQGHSSLHQCIKEFLKEEKLDGDNQYYCACCESKQNAARYIELHTLPPVLNLQLLRFVFDRKTGYKKKLNSFIQFPDILNMEDHVKNGYHGSNLVYELSAVLMHFGVSAYSGHYVAHIRDKKSGSWYKFNDEDIVKMQGKLRLSQDEDTADTSIKPAKRPKCAKGYHVSKNAYTLVYTLQGHQDVAISTEDFMDEEFEVPPHIQELVATDNSRFEDWVRQVKDFRDALVSKGKAKQAEIRKLYEEMPVSPETEKYEWLSTKWLRNWMDDKLDTPPVDHASLLCCHGKLDPDEVINAKRIKVEAAEEIFNRYGGFPRLQSDSLCINCVRERCRRIRFESRLTDDYKFVSDALRNQSTDSVKFFWVGRRSLLRWKALAVHHEGLRQSLIDGCQNTSNHDTEEEDETKATGSESNYDVHPTGNEKGSPEQTRAENESDEGSEVFNEDFLCEHGGLSTDASCRRLVPENIWQRLKYYFPSAPELTSAHPLCKLCQEEDEEERQKTELYRLLASEQKTAFNQLYSDRNRPQFDNEDPLIACAISKRFVEQWKQFVRHPKTNVPPESIRNEPLLCPHKKFLFNPECDVEDNGANEELCYIWQHEWNGLTQTYPYDNVITVTKNVTQDGLGELVTTPEVCLECSMARVQARAKHVENYSCGTIFVRKITKDHTDRDIEQVVNDSFASKEGDYVDPDFQSPPHSKKQKLDGDSRRRSSRHRKQRGEVSLTVGSTETLRDVKLQLMKSFSVMPMDQHLSLNGVALTEDTATVMSLGIRPGSLLLLKIDEPQGTISQDALPVSNAPEEGFKGTGLLGHSL from the exons atggcgcgCAGACAAGCAAATCGTAAACAACCGTCTAATGTATTGAAGCAAGCTTGGGATTGGGTTAAGTTTACAGAACCTGAAAATATTACTCCACAAAATGTCGAGAGTGCTTATCGGATCACGTCCACAAGTTGCATTCGGGGAAATTGCAG GAGAAACTGCAAAGCCAACCCAAATTGTTTTAACTGTCTTGGAGAAAAATTCTGGCTGGGTGAgataaaag aTGATTATTGGTTAGATTGTGAAGATCCAGAAAATGAAAGGAGAGCTGAG AATTCTTTTGTTGGACTGAAAAACCTTGGAGCTACCTGTTATGTTAACACACTACTCCAG GTTTGGTTCCATAATCCAGTTTTTCGCTCAGCAATGTACAAGTATGCAACTTCAAGGAGTCCTGGTAGTTCCTTGAAATCGAAGAACAGCTCAT ctGAGATTTCTACACCAGCAACAGATTCGCAAGAGACACCAGTCAACAGTGTCACACCCTCCCTACCACATGTTAACCACCAAACTGCAGATTCCAATGGTGAGACTCCAGGCAAGGAATGCTATGCTACCaaaattcctgaaaaaaaCTCCAGAGTTCAAAAGGTTCCCTTGCTTCCTTCCACAACTGTGTTTAGCTCTGATGCTGCACCAGCAACTGCCTGTGGACACCTTCAATTGCTATTCGCACAGTTACAGTATAGTTTTCGGAG GTACATTGATCCCAGTCCTTTTGTGGACAGCCTTGGATTGGATACTGCACAGCAGCAG GATGCTCAAGAATTTGGAAAATTGTTCACTTCTCTGCTGGAGGAAACATTATCACAACAA ACTGATCCAGAGGTGCGCGATGTTGTGCAAAATCAGTTTGGAGGAAGATACTTTTACATAACAGA atgttaCAGCTGTGGCAACAAATCCAAGAGACTGTCTAGGTTTTACGAGTTGGATCTCAACATACAAGGACATTCATCTCTTCATCAGTGCATAAAAGAGTTTCTTAAG GAGGAAAAGCTTGATGGTGATAATCAGTATTATTGCGCATGTTGTGAAAGTAAACAGAATGCAGCTCGCTACATTGAATTACATACCCTGCCCCCTGTGCTTAACCTGCAACTGTTAAGATTTGTCTTTGACAG aaaaaCAGGGTACAAGAAGAAGCTGAATTCCTTTATCCAGTTTCCTGATATTTTGAATATGGAGGATCATGTAAAAAATGGATACCATG GTTCCAATTTAGTTTACGAGCtgagtgcagtgctgatgcacTTTGGAGTCAGTGCTTATTCAGGGCATTATGTTGCACATATCAGAGACAAGAAG TCAGGTTCTTGGTACAAGTTCAACGATGAAGACATCGTCAAAATGCAAGGAAAGTTGAGATTGTCACAAGATGAAGATACTGCAG ATACCAGCATCAAACCAGCCAAGAGGCCGAAGTGCGCAAAGGGTTATCATGTATCGAAAAATGCTTACACTTTGGTGTACACTTTACAAGGACATCAGGATGTAG CGATCAGCACAGAAGATTTTATGGATGAGGAATTTGAGGTACCTCCCCATATCCAAGAGCTGGTCGCCACTGACAATAGTCGGTTTGAAGACTGGGTCCGACAGGTCAAAGATTTCAGG GACGCGCTTGTATCCAAGGGAAAAGCGAAGCAAGCTGAAATAAGAAAGCTTTATGAAGAGATGCCAGTGAGTCCAG AAACAGAAAAGTACGAATGGCTTTCAACAAAGTGGTTGAGAAATTGGATGGACGACAAGCTGGACACCCCGCCGGTGGATCATGCTTCTCTCTTGTGCTGTCATGGAAA ACTCGATCCGGATGAGGTAATCAACGCAAAGAGGATCAAAGTCGAGGCT GCTGAAGAGATTTTTAATCGATATGGTGGATTCCCGCGACTTCAAAg TGACTCTCTCTGTATCAACTGCGTAAGAGAGCGATGCAGAAGAATACGTTTCGAATCTCGGCTGACAGATGATTACAAGTTCGTCTCCGATGCGCTAAGAAATCAGTCAACAGACAG TGTAAAGTTCTTCTGGGTCGGCAGAAGATCGCTCCTTCGGTGGAAAGCCTTAGCAGTGCATCACGAAGGGCTCCGTCAGAGTTTGATCGATGGCTGTCAAAATACGTCCAATCATGACACGGAGGAAGAAGATGAGACCAAAGCCACCGGAAGTGAGAGTAATTATGACGTGCACCCCACCGGAAACGAGAAAGGGTCGCCCGAGCAGACAAGGGCTGAGAATGAAAGCGATGAAGGGAGTGAAGTATTTAACGAAGATTTTCTGTGTGAGCACG GAGGTCTTTCTACAGATGCGTCTTGTCGACGGCTTGTACCAGAGAACATTTGGCAGAGACTGAAGTATTACTTTCCTTCAGCACCAGAATTGACAAGCGCTCATCCTTTGTGCAAGTTGTGTCAG GAAGAGGACGAAGAAGAGCGGCAGAAAACCGAACTCTATAGATTGTTAGCTTCCGAGCAAAAAACTGCTTTCAACCAACTTTACAGCGACAGAAATCGTCCCCAGTTTGACAATGAG GATCCACTGATAGCTTGCGCTATTTCCAAACGCTTTGTTGAGCAATGGAAGCAGTTCGTTAG GCACCCAAAAACCAATGTCCCCCCGGAGAGCATCAGAAATGAACCTCTTTTGTGCCCCCATAAAAAGTTCCTGTTTAATCCGGAATGTGACGTGGAAGACAATGGCGCAAACGAAGA GTTGTGTTACATTTGGCAACACGAATGGAATGGGCTCACCCAAACCTACCCGTACGATAATGTGATCACCGTGACAAAAAATGTCACGCAAGATGGCCTGGGCGAGCTGGTGACTACTCCCG AAGTTTGCCTAGAGTGCTCTATGGCTCGAGTACAAGCGAGAGCCAAACACGTGGAAAACTACAGCTGTGGTACGATCTTTGTGCGCAAAATCACCAAGGATCACACCGATAGAGACATCGAGCAAGTCGTCAATGAt AGCTTTGCAAGTAAGGAAGGGGACTATGTTGATCCAGATTTCCAG TCTCCACCACACAGCAAAAAGCAGAAGCTGGACGGTGACTCCCGACGGCGAAGTTCCAG GCACCGGAAACAACGCGGAGAGGTTTCGCTGACAGTCGGGTCCACCGAGACCTTGAGAGACGTA
- the LOC141883781 gene encoding ubiquitin carboxyl-terminal hydrolase 48-like isoform X4, whose translation MARRQANRKQPSNVLKQAWDWVKFTEPENITPQNVESAYRITSTSCIRGNCRRNCKANPNCFNCLGEKFWLGEIKDDYWLDCEDPENERRAENSFVGLKNLGATCYVNTLLQVWFHNPVFRSAMYKYATSRSPGSSLKSKNSSSEISTPATDSQETPVNSVTPSLPHVNHQTADSNGETPGKECYATKIPEKNSRVQKVPLLPSTTVFSSDAAPATACGHLQLLFAQLQYSFRRYIDPSPFVDSLGLDTAQQQDAQEFGKLFTSLLEETLSQQTDPEVRDVVQNQFGGRYFYITECYSCGNKSKRLSRFYELDLNIQGHSSLHQCIKEFLKEEKLDGDNQYYCACCESKQNAARYIELHTLPPVLNLQLLRFVFDRKTGYKKKLNSFIQFPDILNMEDHVKNGYHGSNLVYELSAVLMHFGVSAYSGHYVAHIRDKKSGSWYKFNDEDIVKMQGKLRLSQDEDTADTSIKPAKRPKCAKGYHVSKNAYTLVYTLQGHQDVAISTEDFMDEEFEVPPHIQELVATDNSRFEDWVRQVKDFRDALVSKGKAKQAEIRKLYEEMPVSPEKYEWLSTKWLRNWMDDKLDTPPVDHASLLCCHGKLDPDEVINAKRIKVEAAEEIFNRYGGFPRLQSDSLCINCVRERCRRIRFESRLTDDYKFVSDALRNQSTDSVKFFWVGRRSLLRWKALAVHHEGLRQSLIDGCQNTSNHDTEEEDETKATGSESNYDVHPTGNEKGSPEQTRAENESDEGSEVFNEDFLCEHGGLSTDASCRRLVPENIWQRLKYYFPSAPELTSAHPLCKLCQEEDEEERQKTELYRLLASEQKTAFNQLYSDRNRPQFDNEDPLIACAISKRFVEQWKQFVRHPKTNVPPESIRNEPLLCPHKKFLFNPECDVEDNGANEELCYIWQHEWNGLTQTYPYDNVITVTKNVTQDGLGELVTTPEVCLECSMARVQARAKHVENYSCGTIFVRKITKDHTDRDIEQVVNDSFASKEGDYVDPDFQSPPHSKKQKLDGDSRRRSSRHRKQRGEVSLTVGSTETLRDVKLQLMKSFSVMPMDQHLSLNGVALTEDTATVMSLGIRPGSLLLLKIDEPQGTISQDALPVSNAPEEGFKGTGLLGHSL comes from the exons atggcgcgCAGACAAGCAAATCGTAAACAACCGTCTAATGTATTGAAGCAAGCTTGGGATTGGGTTAAGTTTACAGAACCTGAAAATATTACTCCACAAAATGTCGAGAGTGCTTATCGGATCACGTCCACAAGTTGCATTCGGGGAAATTGCAG GAGAAACTGCAAAGCCAACCCAAATTGTTTTAACTGTCTTGGAGAAAAATTCTGGCTGGGTGAgataaaag aTGATTATTGGTTAGATTGTGAAGATCCAGAAAATGAAAGGAGAGCTGAG AATTCTTTTGTTGGACTGAAAAACCTTGGAGCTACCTGTTATGTTAACACACTACTCCAG GTTTGGTTCCATAATCCAGTTTTTCGCTCAGCAATGTACAAGTATGCAACTTCAAGGAGTCCTGGTAGTTCCTTGAAATCGAAGAACAGCTCAT ctGAGATTTCTACACCAGCAACAGATTCGCAAGAGACACCAGTCAACAGTGTCACACCCTCCCTACCACATGTTAACCACCAAACTGCAGATTCCAATGGTGAGACTCCAGGCAAGGAATGCTATGCTACCaaaattcctgaaaaaaaCTCCAGAGTTCAAAAGGTTCCCTTGCTTCCTTCCACAACTGTGTTTAGCTCTGATGCTGCACCAGCAACTGCCTGTGGACACCTTCAATTGCTATTCGCACAGTTACAGTATAGTTTTCGGAG GTACATTGATCCCAGTCCTTTTGTGGACAGCCTTGGATTGGATACTGCACAGCAGCAG GATGCTCAAGAATTTGGAAAATTGTTCACTTCTCTGCTGGAGGAAACATTATCACAACAA ACTGATCCAGAGGTGCGCGATGTTGTGCAAAATCAGTTTGGAGGAAGATACTTTTACATAACAGA atgttaCAGCTGTGGCAACAAATCCAAGAGACTGTCTAGGTTTTACGAGTTGGATCTCAACATACAAGGACATTCATCTCTTCATCAGTGCATAAAAGAGTTTCTTAAG GAGGAAAAGCTTGATGGTGATAATCAGTATTATTGCGCATGTTGTGAAAGTAAACAGAATGCAGCTCGCTACATTGAATTACATACCCTGCCCCCTGTGCTTAACCTGCAACTGTTAAGATTTGTCTTTGACAG aaaaaCAGGGTACAAGAAGAAGCTGAATTCCTTTATCCAGTTTCCTGATATTTTGAATATGGAGGATCATGTAAAAAATGGATACCATG GTTCCAATTTAGTTTACGAGCtgagtgcagtgctgatgcacTTTGGAGTCAGTGCTTATTCAGGGCATTATGTTGCACATATCAGAGACAAGAAG TCAGGTTCTTGGTACAAGTTCAACGATGAAGACATCGTCAAAATGCAAGGAAAGTTGAGATTGTCACAAGATGAAGATACTGCAG ATACCAGCATCAAACCAGCCAAGAGGCCGAAGTGCGCAAAGGGTTATCATGTATCGAAAAATGCTTACACTTTGGTGTACACTTTACAAGGACATCAGGATGTAG CGATCAGCACAGAAGATTTTATGGATGAGGAATTTGAGGTACCTCCCCATATCCAAGAGCTGGTCGCCACTGACAATAGTCGGTTTGAAGACTGGGTCCGACAGGTCAAAGATTTCAGG GACGCGCTTGTATCCAAGGGAAAAGCGAAGCAAGCTGAAATAAGAAAGCTTTATGAAGAGATGCCAGTGAGTCCAG AAAAGTACGAATGGCTTTCAACAAAGTGGTTGAGAAATTGGATGGACGACAAGCTGGACACCCCGCCGGTGGATCATGCTTCTCTCTTGTGCTGTCATGGAAA ACTCGATCCGGATGAGGTAATCAACGCAAAGAGGATCAAAGTCGAGGCT GCTGAAGAGATTTTTAATCGATATGGTGGATTCCCGCGACTTCAAAg TGACTCTCTCTGTATCAACTGCGTAAGAGAGCGATGCAGAAGAATACGTTTCGAATCTCGGCTGACAGATGATTACAAGTTCGTCTCCGATGCGCTAAGAAATCAGTCAACAGACAG TGTAAAGTTCTTCTGGGTCGGCAGAAGATCGCTCCTTCGGTGGAAAGCCTTAGCAGTGCATCACGAAGGGCTCCGTCAGAGTTTGATCGATGGCTGTCAAAATACGTCCAATCATGACACGGAGGAAGAAGATGAGACCAAAGCCACCGGAAGTGAGAGTAATTATGACGTGCACCCCACCGGAAACGAGAAAGGGTCGCCCGAGCAGACAAGGGCTGAGAATGAAAGCGATGAAGGGAGTGAAGTATTTAACGAAGATTTTCTGTGTGAGCACG GAGGTCTTTCTACAGATGCGTCTTGTCGACGGCTTGTACCAGAGAACATTTGGCAGAGACTGAAGTATTACTTTCCTTCAGCACCAGAATTGACAAGCGCTCATCCTTTGTGCAAGTTGTGTCAG GAAGAGGACGAAGAAGAGCGGCAGAAAACCGAACTCTATAGATTGTTAGCTTCCGAGCAAAAAACTGCTTTCAACCAACTTTACAGCGACAGAAATCGTCCCCAGTTTGACAATGAG GATCCACTGATAGCTTGCGCTATTTCCAAACGCTTTGTTGAGCAATGGAAGCAGTTCGTTAG GCACCCAAAAACCAATGTCCCCCCGGAGAGCATCAGAAATGAACCTCTTTTGTGCCCCCATAAAAAGTTCCTGTTTAATCCGGAATGTGACGTGGAAGACAATGGCGCAAACGAAGA GTTGTGTTACATTTGGCAACACGAATGGAATGGGCTCACCCAAACCTACCCGTACGATAATGTGATCACCGTGACAAAAAATGTCACGCAAGATGGCCTGGGCGAGCTGGTGACTACTCCCG AAGTTTGCCTAGAGTGCTCTATGGCTCGAGTACAAGCGAGAGCCAAACACGTGGAAAACTACAGCTGTGGTACGATCTTTGTGCGCAAAATCACCAAGGATCACACCGATAGAGACATCGAGCAAGTCGTCAATGAt AGCTTTGCAAGTAAGGAAGGGGACTATGTTGATCCAGATTTCCAG TCTCCACCACACAGCAAAAAGCAGAAGCTGGACGGTGACTCCCGACGGCGAAGTTCCAG GCACCGGAAACAACGCGGAGAGGTTTCGCTGACAGTCGGGTCCACCGAGACCTTGAGAGACGTA